One Zea mays cultivar B73 unplaced genomic scaffold, Zm-B73-REFERENCE-NAM-5.0 scaffold_420, whole genome shotgun sequence DNA window includes the following coding sequences:
- the LOC118475109 gene encoding uncharacterized protein, translating into MAQVTPPAPLPLGALYIRAAALRHSHHKACHLIPSSGHHRQQTNQEGRSLAVPRAPTSSGRAPTTTTTSDDDDDDIVMGNSLRCCLACMVPCGALDVVRIVHLSGHVEEFSCPVAAAAVLAANPNHTLTTAWSPSGAPGCGSRKLVIVSRDSDLRRGRIYFLIPSATLPADRRGKKQSSSSKRPARRHLRGRKSAGEDTAEQDAYLGDLLLSEKAASSGGGHRRRRSGARVGVWRPQLDSIVEEASD; encoded by the coding sequence ATGGCACAAGTAACCCCCCCGGCTCCACTCCCACTTGGCGCGCTATATATAAGAGCAGCTGCCCTCCGCCACTCCCATCACAAGGCGTGTCATCTCATCCCAAGTTCGGGACACCACCGGCAGCAAACCAATCAAGAAGGCAGAAGCCTAGCTGTGCCGCGTGCCCCCACGTCCAGCGGTCGAGCaccaaccaccaccaccacctccgacgacgacgacgacgacatcgTCATGGGCAACAGCTTGCGGTGCTGCCTGGCCTGCATGGTCCCGTGCGGCGCCCTCGACGTGGTCCGCATCGTGCACCTCAGCGGGCACGTCGAGGAGTTCAGCTGCCCGGTGGCCGCGGCCGCCGTGCTCGCCGCGAACCCCAACCACACGCTCACCACGGCGTGGTCCCCCTCCGGCGCGCCGGGGTGCGGCTCCAGGAAGCTCGTCATCGTGTCGCGCGACTCCGACCTCAGGCGCGGCCGCATCTACTTCCTCATCCCGTCCGCGACGCTGCCGGCCGACCGGAGGGGCAAGAAGcagagcagcagcagcaagcggcCGGCCCGCCGCCACCTGCGCGGCAGGAAGAGCGCCGGCGAAGACACGGCGGAGCAGGACGCCTACCTGGGGGACCTGCTGCTCTCCGAGAAGGCCGCGTCGAGCGGCGGCGGCCACCGGCGGCGCCGGAGCGGCGCCCGCGTCGGCGTGTGGCGGCCCCAGCTCGACAGCATCGTGGAGGAGGCCTCGGACTAG